In a single window of the Bacteroidales bacterium genome:
- the proS gene encoding proline--tRNA ligase: MSKGITKRAENYSQWYNDIVIKADLAENSGVRGSMVIKPYGFAIWEKMKAQLDIMFKETGHENAYFPLFIPKSYFAKEASHVDGFAKECAIVTHYRLKTTEDGDIVVDESAKLEEELIVRPTSETIIWSTYKKWIQSYRDLPILINQWANVVRWEMRTRLFLRTAEFLWQEGHTAHETSAEAIAETNQMLDVYADFAEQWMAMPVIKGSKTESERFAGALDTLSIEAMMQDGKALQSGTSHFLGQNFAKAFDVKFTSKEGKEEFVWASSWGVSTRLMGALVMAHSDDKGLVLPPKLAPIQVVIVPIYKSEEQLKTISKKVDEITAKLKDKGISFKFDDRTTYRPGHKFAEYELKGVPVRLAIGMRDVENGTIELARRDTLEKKIYDIKGIENVIEDLMDEIQKSIFRKALKFREENTHKADTYEEFKDIIKNKSGFVYAHWDGTPETEQKIQQETKATVRNIPFDSPEEEGVCMVTGKPSKKRVLFAKAY, translated from the coding sequence ATGTCAAAAGGAATAACAAAAAGAGCAGAAAACTATTCACAATGGTATAATGATATCGTTATAAAAGCTGATCTGGCTGAAAATTCGGGTGTCAGAGGAAGTATGGTAATTAAACCTTACGGTTTTGCCATTTGGGAAAAAATGAAAGCTCAATTGGACATAATGTTCAAAGAAACCGGACATGAAAATGCATATTTCCCTTTGTTTATACCAAAATCGTATTTTGCAAAAGAAGCAAGTCATGTTGACGGCTTTGCAAAAGAATGTGCAATAGTTACACATTACAGATTAAAAACTACAGAAGACGGCGATATTGTTGTAGATGAATCTGCAAAATTAGAAGAAGAATTAATTGTAAGACCGACTTCTGAAACCATTATATGGAGCACATATAAAAAGTGGATACAATCATATAGAGATTTACCAATTTTGATTAATCAATGGGCAAATGTGGTTCGTTGGGAAATGAGAACAAGATTGTTTTTAAGAACAGCAGAATTCCTGTGGCAAGAAGGCCATACGGCACATGAAACTTCAGCGGAAGCAATTGCTGAAACCAATCAAATGTTAGATGTTTATGCTGATTTTGCAGAACAATGGATGGCAATGCCGGTTATAAAAGGCTCAAAAACAGAAAGTGAACGTTTTGCAGGAGCATTAGATACATTAAGCATTGAAGCCATGATGCAAGACGGTAAAGCTTTGCAATCCGGAACTTCACATTTTTTGGGACAGAATTTTGCAAAAGCATTTGATGTAAAATTTACAAGCAAAGAAGGAAAAGAAGAATTTGTTTGGGCAAGTTCATGGGGTGTTTCTACAAGATTAATGGGAGCATTAGTCATGGCACATTCCGATGACAAAGGTTTAGTTCTGCCTCCGAAATTGGCTCCGATACAAGTTGTTATTGTTCCAATTTATAAAAGTGAGGAGCAATTAAAGACGATAAGCAAAAAAGTTGATGAGATTACTGCTAAACTAAAAGATAAAGGTATTTCATTCAAATTTGATGACAGAACAACATATCGTCCCGGTCATAAATTTGCCGAATATGAATTAAAAGGTGTTCCCGTAAGATTAGCAATAGGAATGAGAGATGTTGAAAACGGAACAATTGAACTGGCAAGAAGAGATACATTAGAGAAAAAGATTTATGACATAAAGGGAATTGAAAATGTTATTGAGGATCTGATGGACGAAATTCAAAAATCAATTTTCAGAAAGGCATTAAAATTCAGAGAAGAAAATACACATAAAGCGGATACATACGAAGAATTCAAAGATATTATTAAAAATAAAAGCGGATTTGTATATGCACATTGGGACGGAACGCCTGAAACAGAACAAAAAATTCAGCAAGAAACTAAAGCAACCGTCAGAAATATTCCTTTTGACTCTCCGGAAGAAGAAGGTGTTTGTATGGTAACCGGTAAACCGTCTAAAAAAAGAGTTTTATTTGCAAAAGCATATTAA
- a CDS encoding TolC family protein, with translation MKKITTSIILLVLFFASNAQTDSIIKISLDDAVLKGLEYNYQILIGKKDLEISKNNNTWGKAGVYPTVTAGVSQSNRFNNSENILTGEHSDVITSSVTPNLNAQMILFNGFAIRLNKKNLEAYEEISEISLKMTLENTVTDLINAYYSVLLEEEKLKVVENLMKLSKDRYEYFLLKKELGVAVTYDVLQLKNNFLTDSSNYLMQLMNKRTAVRELSKTLGDTELNEYIPTDTFVTVDSTYSLGELESLMLENNTALQTQYLNKGVVENSIKLAKSSMYPSLSLNVGADHTNSMIIYIDEYEAYPYSYGAYANLSLSYTIFNGNNRKRDISNARIEAEKLNLQIEELEMVMRNNLFTIWQFFENRKQLLKVAEENFTAAKLNLNISKEKFDIGAINSFNYRDVQIAYINTAYSLLQAKYNLITTHTDLKKITGRLISK, from the coding sequence ATGAAAAAGATAACAACATCAATAATTTTATTAGTACTTTTTTTTGCATCAAACGCCCAAACAGACAGCATAATTAAAATAAGTTTGGATGATGCTGTTTTAAAAGGTTTGGAATACAATTACCAAATATTAATCGGTAAGAAAGATCTGGAAATTTCAAAAAATAACAATACTTGGGGAAAAGCCGGTGTGTATCCGACAGTAACAGCAGGTGTAAGTCAATCAAACAGATTCAATAACAGCGAAAATATATTAACCGGTGAACACAGTGATGTTATTACTTCATCTGTAACACCTAATTTAAATGCTCAAATGATCTTATTTAACGGTTTTGCAATTCGATTGAATAAGAAAAATTTGGAAGCCTATGAAGAAATATCCGAAATAAGTTTGAAGATGACACTGGAAAATACTGTTACGGATTTAATAAATGCCTATTATTCTGTTCTTCTTGAAGAGGAGAAATTGAAAGTTGTTGAAAATTTAATGAAATTGTCTAAAGACAGATACGAATATTTTTTGTTAAAAAAAGAACTCGGTGTTGCGGTTACTTATGATGTTTTGCAATTGAAAAATAACTTTTTAACTGATTCTTCAAATTATTTAATGCAATTAATGAATAAAAGAACTGCAGTCAGAGAATTATCAAAAACACTCGGCGATACAGAGCTAAATGAATATATTCCGACAGATACTTTTGTAACGGTTGATTCAACTTATTCTTTGGGCGAATTGGAAAGTTTAATGTTAGAAAATAATACTGCATTACAAACACAATATCTTAACAAGGGAGTTGTTGAAAACAGCATTAAACTTGCTAAAAGTTCCATGTATCCTTCATTATCATTAAATGTCGGTGCAGATCATACAAACAGCATGATTATTTATATTGATGAATATGAAGCATATCCATACAGCTACGGAGCTTATGCAAATTTATCTTTGTCTTACACCATTTTTAACGGAAACAACAGAAAAAGAGATATAAGCAATGCAAGAATTGAAGCTGAAAAACTCAATTTGCAAATTGAAGAATTAGAAATGGTAATGAGAAATAATTTGTTTACAATTTGGCAATTTTTTGAAAACAGAAAGCAATTATTGAAAGTTGCAGAAGAAAATTTTACAGCAGCAAAGTTGAATTTAAATATTTCAAAAGAAAAATTTGATATAGGAGCCATAAATTCATTTAATTATCGAGATGTCCAAATTGCCTATATAAATACTGCCTATTCATTATTACAAGCCAAATATAATCTGATAACAACACACACAGATTTGAAGAAAATCACAGGTAGGTTAATATCGAAATAA
- a CDS encoding efflux RND transporter periplasmic adaptor subunit, translating into MNKRKLIIIGSIAVIIVLSIIIMGTLSGMRDEVEKKEKEDIKRYVKAIPVKYENSTSILKETGRVASQNYVDLSPEVRGKILPGNVSLKKGQSFRKGQVLLRIYSAEFKLALQAKKSRFLTLTANILPDLKIDFNSSYQLWLDFFEKIDIKKTFPELPEIKSNKEKIFLSSRNILSEYYAIKSDEIMLSKYYLYAPFNGSFTEVYSEPGAVANPGVRIARMIRTDKLELEVPVETANIKYLKVGNTVEIISDNQDENSTGKISRISDFVDPKTQSVSVFIDLNRKKNSTIYQGEYMTAVFSNILLKDAMEIPRDAVFNQNQVFTVKNGKLKKQNIHILKMNDETIFFKGLETGIYVVTEALINAVDNLEVEILNP; encoded by the coding sequence ATGAATAAAAGAAAATTGATCATCATCGGTTCAATAGCTGTCATAATAGTACTGTCAATTATTATAATGGGTACATTAAGCGGAATGAGGGACGAAGTTGAAAAAAAGGAAAAAGAAGATATTAAAAGATATGTAAAAGCAATTCCGGTTAAGTACGAAAACAGTACTTCAATTTTGAAAGAAACCGGCCGTGTGGCTTCTCAAAATTATGTTGATTTAAGTCCTGAAGTAAGAGGAAAAATACTTCCGGGAAATGTCAGTTTAAAGAAAGGACAAAGTTTCAGGAAAGGTCAAGTATTGCTGCGGATATATAGTGCTGAATTTAAATTAGCTTTACAAGCAAAGAAAAGCAGATTTTTAACATTAACAGCAAATATTCTTCCTGATTTAAAAATTGATTTTAACAGTTCTTATCAATTATGGCTTGATTTTTTTGAAAAAATTGATATTAAAAAGACATTTCCTGAATTACCTGAAATTAAATCAAATAAAGAAAAGATTTTCTTATCAAGCAGAAATATATTAAGTGAATACTATGCAATAAAAAGTGATGAGATAATGCTTTCAAAATATTATCTCTATGCACCTTTTAACGGGAGTTTTACAGAAGTTTATTCAGAGCCGGGTGCTGTAGCAAACCCGGGTGTAAGAATTGCACGAATGATCAGAACAGATAAATTGGAACTGGAAGTACCGGTAGAAACAGCCAATATTAAGTATTTAAAAGTTGGTAATACAGTTGAGATTATATCTGATAATCAAGATGAAAACTCTACCGGTAAAATTTCCAGAATTTCTGATTTTGTTGACCCAAAAACCCAATCTGTTTCTGTATTTATTGATCTGAACAGAAAGAAAAACTCTACAATTTATCAAGGTGAATATATGACTGCCGTCTTTTCAAATATTTTATTAAAGGATGCTATGGAAATTCCGAGAGATGCAGTATTCAATCAAAATCAAGTTTTTACTGTAAAAAACGGTAAGTTAAAAAAGCAAAACATACATATTCTTAAAATGAATGATGAAACAATCTTTTTTAAAGGATTAGAAACCGGAATTTATGTTGTTACTGAAGCACTGATTAATGCAGTTGATAATTTGGAGGTTGAAATTTTAAACCCCTAA
- a CDS encoding endonuclease domain-containing protein translates to MERTMFYGAKSNIFEKAKALRNNMTAGEQKLWDELKVNKIKGYRFKAQHPISKYIADFYCHKAKLVIEIDGNIHDNENIKERDEGRTFEIENFGLKVIRFNNNHVLNNIEEVINEIKNNL, encoded by the coding sequence ATTGAAAGAACAATGTTTTATGGTGCAAAATCAAATATTTTTGAAAAAGCAAAAGCTTTAAGAAATAATATGACTGCCGGAGAACAAAAACTTTGGGATGAATTAAAAGTAAATAAAATTAAGGGATACAGATTTAAGGCACAGCATCCGATTAGTAAATATATTGCAGACTTTTATTGTCATAAAGCAAAATTAGTTATAGAAATTGACGGAAATATTCATGATAATGAAAATATTAAAGAAAGAGACGAAGGCAGAACTTTTGAAATTGAAAATTTCGGATTAAAAGTTATAAGATTTAATAACAATCACGTTTTGAATAATATTGAAGAAGTGATAAATGAAATAAAAAATAATTTATAA
- a CDS encoding C69 family dipeptidase: MKKLISILLTVVFVVIINFNNNACTNFLITKGASVDGSTMISYAADSHVLYGELYHWPAMDWPAGTMLDVYEWDTGKLLGQIPQVAHTYNVIGNMNEFQVAIGETTYGGLKQLSSQKGAIMDYGSLMYIALQRSKTAREAVKIIGDLMAKYGYYSVGESFSISDANEVWIMEIIGKGEGEKGAVWVARLIPDGYICAHANQARITTFPLDDPENCIYASDVISFAKEKGLYEGKDKDFSFSDVYNPVDFGGARFCEIRVWAMFKDVNDDMQKHFEYAKGNVTHKKAHVEKTPVTKENYASNRMPLWIKPNRKISVQDMLNFMRDHLEGTELDMRKDIGAGPFEMPYRWRPLTWEATDADGKTHNYCNERATATQQTGFSFVAQARGWMPDKIGGIFWFSVDDAASSVYTPVYSSSTRLPETFARGNGKMMEWSDNSAFWIFNQVSNFAYTKYSYIHPEIDKKQQEFEANFVKKVKAIDAGAKQLFESDKELAIEFITDFSVNNANSLVYDWKKFYQYLFMKYMDGNVKKPNPGHQNPNLNQPGYSKDFYKNIIKETGDKFLMQGGGH, translated from the coding sequence ATGAAGAAACTAATATCAATTTTGTTAACAGTTGTATTTGTTGTTATTATTAATTTTAATAATAATGCATGTACAAATTTTTTAATTACAAAAGGAGCATCAGTTGATGGTTCTACGATGATCAGCTATGCTGCTGATTCGCATGTTTTATACGGAGAATTATATCATTGGCCTGCAATGGACTGGCCTGCAGGAACCATGCTTGATGTTTATGAATGGGATACAGGAAAATTATTAGGGCAAATTCCGCAAGTTGCACATACATACAACGTCATTGGAAACATGAATGAATTTCAAGTTGCAATAGGTGAAACAACATACGGAGGTTTAAAGCAACTTAGTTCACAAAAAGGTGCAATAATGGATTACGGAAGTTTAATGTATATTGCTTTGCAGAGATCAAAAACTGCAAGAGAAGCTGTTAAAATAATTGGAGACCTTATGGCAAAATACGGATATTACAGCGTTGGTGAATCTTTTTCGATTTCAGATGCAAATGAAGTTTGGATTATGGAAATTATTGGAAAAGGTGAAGGGGAAAAAGGAGCTGTATGGGTTGCAAGACTGATTCCCGACGGTTATATCTGCGCCCATGCAAATCAAGCAAGAATTACGACTTTTCCGCTTGACGATCCTGAAAATTGTATTTATGCTTCAGATGTAATTTCTTTTGCCAAAGAAAAAGGTTTATATGAGGGAAAAGATAAAGACTTTAGTTTTTCTGATGTGTATAATCCGGTTGATTTTGGTGGTGCAAGATTTTGTGAGATTAGAGTTTGGGCAATGTTCAAGGATGTGAATGATGATATGCAAAAGCATTTCGAGTATGCAAAAGGAAACGTCACTCATAAAAAAGCACATGTTGAAAAAACACCTGTTACTAAAGAAAACTATGCATCTAACAGAATGCCCTTATGGATTAAACCAAACAGAAAGATAAGCGTTCAAGATATGTTGAATTTTATGAGAGACCACCTCGAAGGAACAGAACTGGATATGAGAAAAGATATTGGAGCAGGTCCTTTTGAAATGCCATACAGATGGAGACCTTTAACATGGGAAGCAACTGATGCAGACGGAAAGACTCATAATTATTGTAATGAAAGAGCAACAGCAACACAACAAACCGGCTTTTCTTTCGTAGCACAAGCAAGAGGTTGGATGCCTGATAAAATTGGCGGTATTTTTTGGTTTAGCGTAGATGATGCTGCAAGTTCAGTTTATACACCCGTTTATTCTTCAAGTACAAGATTACCGGAAACTTTTGCAAGAGGTAACGGTAAAATGATGGAATGGTCTGATAATTCTGCTTTTTGGATTTTTAATCAAGTTTCAAACTTTGCTTATACCAAATACAGTTATATTCATCCGGAAATTGATAAGAAACAGCAAGAGTTTGAAGCAAATTTCGTAAAAAAAGTAAAAGCAATTGATGCCGGTGCAAAACAGTTGTTTGAGTCTGACAAAGAACTTGCAATTGAATTTATTACAGATTTCTCGGTTAATAATGCAAATTCTTTGGTTTATGATTGGAAGAAATTTTATCAGTATCTGTTTATGAAATATATGGACGGAAATGTCAAAAAACCTAATCCCGGACATCAGAATCCTAATTTGAATCAACCCGGATACTCAAAAGATTTCTACAAAAATATTATTAAAGAAACCGGAGATAAATTTTTAATGCAGGGGGGAGGTCATTAA
- a CDS encoding DUF4249 domain-containing protein translates to MKNIYIFLILIIIITVSCEDVIEIELDSIEQKLVVEGVINNDDEHCTVKLSKTGDYFNPGIYPAVSDAVITVTENNTEPVTFTENESGNYIAEDLQGKENTSYSLNIMSEGKEYTANVTIPQKVNIESLSFMYSQANPRLEEGYMVKCHFYEPEEFVNFYRLKAYKKGDTTKANGNIYIFDDDIISGNNAVIIWNYEVFQPLDTVIVELLTLDKSTYDYFNTLSRIAGEVVGGPQMLTAGSTPANPETNLSNDALGYFGAYTVSRDTTVIVINE, encoded by the coding sequence ATGAAAAATATATATATATTCTTAATACTAATAATTATAATTACTGTTTCGTGCGAAGATGTGATTGAAATTGAATTAGACAGTATTGAGCAGAAACTTGTAGTTGAAGGAGTTATTAATAATGATGATGAGCATTGTACTGTTAAACTTTCAAAAACCGGCGATTATTTTAATCCGGGTATTTATCCTGCTGTTTCAGATGCTGTTATAACTGTTACAGAAAACAATACAGAGCCGGTAACTTTCACGGAAAATGAATCAGGTAATTATATTGCAGAAGATTTGCAAGGCAAAGAAAATACTTCTTATTCTCTTAACATCATGTCAGAAGGAAAAGAATATACTGCAAATGTAACAATACCCCAAAAAGTTAATATTGAATCTTTATCTTTTATGTATTCACAGGCTAATCCGCGATTGGAAGAAGGTTATATGGTAAAATGTCATTTTTATGAACCCGAAGAGTTTGTAAATTTTTACAGGCTTAAAGCATACAAAAAAGGCGATACAACAAAAGCAAACGGAAATATATATATATTCGATGATGATATAATCAGCGGGAATAATGCTGTTATTATTTGGAATTATGAAGTGTTTCAACCACTTGATACAGTTATAGTTGAATTGCTTACACTTGATAAATCAACTTACGATTATTTTAATACTTTATCCCGAATTGCAGGTGAAGTTGTCGGAGGACCGCAGATGCTCACAGCAGGTTCTACTCCGGCAAATCCCGAAACGAATTTAAGTAATGATGCTCTCGGATATTTCGGTGCATATACTGTAAGCAGAGATACAACAGTAATAGTAATTAACGAATAA
- a CDS encoding DUF5684 domain-containing protein, which yields MGVVGIILYLAIMVFMIASVWKVFTKAGKPGWAVLIPIYNFIVLIEIVGKPTWWVILLFVPFVNYVILIWITNLLSKSFGKDVGFTLGLLFLGIIFFPVLGFGSAEYKGPAAKEAQQA from the coding sequence ATGGGAGTAGTTGGAATTATACTTTATTTAGCAATTATGGTTTTTATGATTGCCAGTGTTTGGAAAGTTTTCACTAAAGCAGGTAAACCGGGATGGGCTGTGTTAATACCGATTTACAACTTTATAGTTTTAATTGAAATTGTTGGTAAACCGACATGGTGGGTAATTTTGCTTTTTGTACCTTTCGTAAATTATGTTATTCTTATTTGGATAACTAATTTACTTTCAAAAAGTTTCGGTAAAGATGTTGGATTCACTTTAGGTTTGTTATTCTTAGGTATAATCTTTTTCCCCGTATTAGGTTTCGGCAGTGCGGAATATAAAGGGCCTGCAGCAAAAGAAGCACAACAAGCATAA
- a CDS encoding efflux RND transporter permease subunit, with protein MKKLISTFVKYPFYANIIIVILLFGGGYSYYKMKMSFFPEQTSRNIFISVYYPGASPKEMDEGVTTRIEDAVRAIVGVKEITSTSSENFSNVRIETTGEYDIDEMLVDIKNAVDGISSLPSAAERPLVYKQRSRSQAMFLSLSGDTDLETLKQYAYEIEGDFLRSGIVSQVDIHGFPPIEISIEVTEENLLRYQLTFDEISRAVAFNNTDISGGMIKSDEKEILIRSRSRSVKPDDIGNIILRANPDGTYLRIRDIADVKRKFADVSVKVLYNGKESVQISINKLPKEDLQEISEYIKDYAEEFNKTHADVDIEVSFDFMSMLKSRLNLLYRNGGIGLLLVLVMLALFLNVRLSFWVAWGIPASFLAMFILGNLYGITINMISLFGMILVIGILVDDGIVIGENIFSHFEKGKSPMKAAVDGTMEVVPAVVTSIFTTIVAFSPLLLIKSGGMEFMFEMAFVVIFSLFFSLAEAFFVLPAHLGNKFVLNRDKNRSGAKVRRILNKWISYMRERIYGKLLRFVIKWRWAAIITPIALIIITSGLFGGGFIKATFFPVMSFDFFSIDFAFKPGEGSKQTEAYLLKFDKAIWEVNEELKTEFNDTVDFIDYSFQILGSSFNGLESGSHAGSIFVGLRDMEGAPVNSYEVRNRIKDKIGEHPELERLKIDAANMRFGAPVSISLLGKNQEELTAAKVFLKQKLADYKELDNISDNNATGKQEILMKLKPKAYFLGLDHSMISQQVRQGFYGGQAQRLQSGRDELRVWVRYPKSDRMTMGQFENMKIKTAFGNFPVSELIEYDLERGPVQIKRFNSSREITVEANLIDPDTEVPPILERIRNEIIPEINVNYPGVEVDYRGQAQRSEEAMEEILKYFSIAFLIIVIVLMIHFKSVWQAIIVLMMIPLGWLGGVWGHGIEGHPVSMLSAWGLVALSGVIINDAVVFLAKYNRLLLEGMKVKDAVIEAGLSRFRPIVLTTITTTVGLYPIILENSFQAQMLIPMAVALAYGVFIGTAFILMLFPVLILCLNDVKVKAKHLWTGVRPTPEEVEKSIIHSKRIIE; from the coding sequence ATGAAAAAATTAATATCAACATTCGTAAAATATCCATTCTATGCTAATATAATAATAGTTATTTTATTATTTGGCGGAGGATATTCCTATTATAAAATGAAGATGTCCTTTTTTCCTGAACAGACATCAAGAAATATTTTTATAAGTGTGTATTATCCCGGTGCCTCTCCTAAAGAAATGGATGAAGGAGTTACTACAAGGATAGAAGATGCCGTAAGGGCAATTGTAGGCGTTAAAGAAATTACATCAACTTCATCAGAAAACTTTTCAAATGTAAGAATTGAAACGACAGGTGAATATGATATTGATGAAATGTTGGTTGATATTAAAAATGCCGTGGATGGTATCAGTTCATTACCATCAGCAGCAGAAAGGCCGCTTGTTTACAAACAGAGGTCAAGATCTCAAGCTATGTTCTTAAGTTTGTCGGGAGATACTGATTTAGAGACATTAAAACAATATGCCTATGAAATTGAGGGAGACTTCTTAAGGTCCGGAATCGTATCTCAAGTTGATATACATGGATTTCCGCCGATTGAAATATCCATTGAAGTAACAGAAGAAAACTTATTAAGATATCAACTGACTTTTGATGAAATATCAAGGGCAGTTGCTTTCAATAATACAGATATATCCGGAGGAATGATCAAATCGGATGAGAAAGAAATTTTGATTCGTTCCCGATCCAGAAGTGTAAAGCCTGATGATATCGGAAACATTATCTTAAGAGCAAATCCTGACGGAACATATTTACGAATTCGCGATATTGCAGATGTAAAAAGAAAGTTTGCCGATGTTTCGGTAAAGGTTTTATATAACGGAAAAGAATCTGTTCAAATAAGCATTAATAAACTTCCTAAAGAAGACTTGCAAGAAATATCTGAATATATTAAAGATTATGCTGAAGAGTTTAACAAAACTCATGCTGATGTAGATATTGAAGTCAGTTTTGATTTTATGAGTATGTTGAAGAGCCGTCTGAATCTGTTATATAGAAATGGCGGTATAGGCCTTTTATTGGTTTTAGTAATGCTGGCTTTATTTCTTAATGTTCGTTTATCATTTTGGGTCGCATGGGGAATTCCCGCATCTTTTTTGGCAATGTTCATATTGGGTAATTTATACGGGATTACCATCAATATGATCTCACTTTTCGGGATGATATTAGTCATCGGTATTTTGGTAGATGACGGTATAGTTATTGGAGAGAACATCTTTTCTCATTTTGAAAAAGGTAAAAGTCCGATGAAAGCTGCTGTGGACGGAACCATGGAAGTTGTTCCGGCAGTTGTTACTTCAATATTTACGACCATTGTAGCATTTTCTCCGCTTCTGCTTATAAAATCAGGAGGAATGGAATTTATGTTTGAGATGGCATTTGTTGTTATTTTCAGTTTGTTTTTCTCTCTTGCTGAAGCATTTTTTGTATTACCGGCACATCTCGGAAACAAATTCGTACTAAACAGAGATAAAAACAGATCCGGTGCAAAAGTCAGAAGAATTTTGAATAAATGGATATCTTATATGAGGGAAAGAATTTACGGAAAACTCTTAAGATTCGTTATCAAATGGAGATGGGCAGCAATAATTACACCGATTGCGTTAATAATAATTACTTCCGGATTATTTGGCGGCGGTTTTATTAAAGCAACTTTTTTTCCGGTTATGAGTTTTGATTTTTTTAGTATAGACTTTGCGTTTAAACCGGGAGAAGGAAGCAAACAAACTGAAGCATATCTTCTGAAATTTGATAAAGCAATTTGGGAAGTTAATGAAGAGCTTAAAACAGAATTTAATGATACTGTAGATTTTATTGATTATTCCTTCCAAATTTTAGGTTCATCTTTCAACGGACTTGAGTCCGGATCACATGCAGGAAGTATTTTCGTCGGATTAAGAGATATGGAAGGAGCACCTGTAAACAGTTATGAAGTTAGAAACAGGATCAAAGACAAGATTGGTGAACATCCTGAACTTGAACGATTGAAAATTGATGCAGCAAATATGAGATTTGGAGCACCGGTTTCTATTTCTTTGTTGGGTAAAAACCAAGAGGAACTTACTGCCGCAAAGGTCTTTTTAAAACAGAAATTAGCTGATTATAAAGAGCTTGATAATATCTCTGATAATAATGCAACGGGTAAACAAGAGATATTAATGAAACTTAAACCAAAAGCATATTTTCTCGGTTTGGATCACAGTATGATTAGTCAACAAGTGAGACAAGGATTCTACGGCGGTCAAGCACAACGATTGCAAAGCGGAAGAGATGAACTTCGTGTATGGGTCAGATATCCGAAGTCCGACAGAATGACTATGGGACAATTTGAAAATATGAAGATCAAAACTGCATTCGGTAATTTCCCTGTTTCAGAATTGATAGAATATGACCTTGAAAGAGGACCGGTACAAATTAAACGTTTTAACAGTTCAAGAGAGATTACGGTAGAAGCTAATCTAATTGATCCGGACACTGAAGTTCCGCCGATTTTAGAAAGAATCAGAAATGAAATTATTCCTGAAATAAATGTTAATTATCCCGGAGTTGAAGTAGATTACAGAGGTCAAGCACAAAGAAGTGAAGAAGCAATGGAGGAAATTCTCAAATATTTCAGTATTGCATTTTTGATTATTGTAATAGTTTTAATGATCCATTTTAAATCAGTTTGGCAAGCAATAATTGTTCTTATGATGATTCCTTTGGGTTGGCTTGGCGGAGTTTGGGGTCACGGTATAGAAGGGCATCCGGTATCAATGTTAAGCGCTTGGGGATTAGTTGCACTATCCGGTGTGATTATTAACGATGCGGTCGTTTTTCTGGCCAAATATAATAGATTGCTGTTAGAAGGTATGAAGGTAAAAGATGCCGTTATTGAAGCAGGATTATCACGTTTCAGGCCAATCGTTTTGACTACAATTACAACAACAGTCGGTTTATATCCGATTATTTTGGAAAATAGTTTCCAAGCTCAGATGTTAATTCCGATGGCTGTAGCATTAGCATATGGTGTATTTATCGGTACAGCATTTATTTTGATGCTTTTTCCGGTGTTAATTTTATGCTTGAATGATGTTAAAGTTAAAGCAAAACATTTATGGACAGGAGTACGTCCGACACCTGAAGAAGTTGAAAAAAGTATTATTCACAGTAAAAGGATTATTGAATAA